A window from Corynebacterium singulare encodes these proteins:
- a CDS encoding NAD-dependent epimerase/dehydratase family protein, whose amino-acid sequence MHFLITGAGPVGRALSRELAKRGHTCTIMTRRQPQFATSENVDFKKGDATHSDAYPDQIDAIAHCIHAPYDAQKWRDLLIPAEETVLKVATQRGIPVVFPESMYGFDQTYEVISPDTPLTRSRNGKPGVRATLIENRLASPSRTTSVIAADLYGPDAGPGCVYHQLIIGKKRPLALFNAHAKHSVTYLPDFARALADALLDDSTPPIISTPCAPALTQAEFARRAGCQHSPITIHPWMLKVAGVASTDLRGLKEMRYLWDRPSILTGATSSWQATPIDEALEAIYQAQLSK is encoded by the coding sequence ATGCACTTTCTCATCACCGGCGCGGGCCCCGTTGGCCGTGCACTATCACGTGAACTCGCAAAAAGAGGGCACACATGCACAATCATGACGCGGCGACAGCCCCAATTCGCCACCAGTGAAAACGTTGATTTCAAGAAGGGCGACGCAACACACAGTGACGCCTACCCAGACCAGATCGACGCCATTGCCCACTGCATCCACGCCCCATATGACGCACAAAAGTGGCGCGACCTACTCATTCCAGCTGAAGAAACCGTGCTGAAGGTAGCCACCCAACGGGGCATCCCCGTCGTCTTTCCCGAATCGATGTATGGGTTCGACCAGACTTACGAGGTGATTTCGCCTGATACTCCCCTCACCCGATCTCGCAATGGCAAACCCGGTGTTCGAGCGACCCTAATCGAGAACCGCTTAGCCTCCCCCTCGCGCACTACCTCAGTAATCGCGGCCGATCTGTACGGACCAGATGCCGGCCCCGGATGCGTTTACCATCAGCTCATCATTGGGAAGAAGCGTCCCCTTGCTCTTTTTAACGCACACGCTAAACACTCGGTCACGTATCTTCCAGACTTTGCACGAGCGTTGGCAGACGCACTTTTAGATGATTCAACACCCCCAATAATTTCCACACCTTGCGCTCCCGCTCTGACTCAAGCTGAGTTTGCTCGACGTGCCGGATGCCAACACTCCCCCATCACCATTCACCCATGGATGCTGAAAGTAGCTGGCGTTGCCAGCACGGACCTCCGAGGACTGAAAGAAATGAGATACCTGTGGGACCGTCCCTCAATTCTTACCGGTGCCACGTCCTCATGGCAGGCGACCCCAATCGACGAAGCTCTAGAGGCTATTTATCAAGCCCAGCTATCGAAATAA
- a CDS encoding ATP-binding protein has translation MTQPQPASASARFLDESVLPVFTDLRMTAFGRTVIDIAADPVFDSWSFSDKVLHALDKEVAAKRERRVNKLLKASRSPNLDACIEDITYAPGRNLNKEQITRLAHCQWCQKAQSIVILGKSSVGKTYLAQALLTAACRNDYSARFFRTDTLANQLMVLRHNDAARMEFLQDLHLADVLVLDDFLTTPIDAATAHQLLNILAEREHRGSTIVTSQFTPDEWYKSIPDAVIAESILNRLVVGAEIITLEGPNMRLEGNAE, from the coding sequence ATGACACAGCCACAACCAGCATCGGCATCAGCACGCTTTCTAGATGAATCGGTCCTGCCGGTCTTTACCGATCTGCGAATGACGGCCTTCGGCCGAACCGTGATTGATATTGCCGCAGATCCCGTCTTCGACTCGTGGAGCTTTTCTGACAAGGTGCTCCACGCACTCGATAAAGAAGTCGCGGCCAAGCGTGAGAGACGAGTCAACAAACTACTCAAAGCATCCCGATCGCCAAATCTTGATGCATGTATCGAAGACATCACCTACGCACCCGGCCGCAACCTCAACAAAGAGCAAATCACCAGACTCGCTCACTGCCAATGGTGTCAAAAAGCGCAAAGCATTGTCATCCTCGGCAAATCATCCGTCGGCAAAACCTACCTGGCCCAAGCACTGCTAACCGCCGCGTGCAGAAACGACTACTCCGCCCGCTTCTTCCGCACAGACACACTAGCCAACCAGCTGATGGTGCTACGCCATAATGACGCAGCACGCATGGAATTTCTTCAAGACCTACACCTGGCAGACGTACTCGTTCTTGACGACTTCCTAACAACCCCGATTGATGCAGCCACAGCACACCAGCTACTCAATATTCTTGCGGAACGTGAACACCGGGGATCAACGATCGTGACCTCACAGTTCACGCCCGACGAGTGGTACAAATCCATCCCGGATGCTGTCATCGCCGAGTCGATACTGAATCGGCTTGTCGTTGGCGCTGAGATCATCACACTGGAAGGACCCAACATGCGCCTAGAAGGCAACGCAGAGTAG
- a CDS encoding MFS transporter translates to MTNSIDQRKAASPQELRRNTIAGAIGVLVHWFDWAVYAYLATTISHVFFPSDDETASLLSVFAVFAVAFFVRPLGSVIFGHIGDTLGRKKTLSFVIITMAVGTLMIGLIPSHETIGIWAPILLIVARVIQGIAAGGEFGSAASFLSEYSPRGKRGFGTSWIEFGSVMGFLLASVVVAGMHLTLSDEAIMAWGWRVPFLLTVPLAAVGLWIRLKIEDTPEFQTLQEEDIVPEAPLKEVFQKNSKQFFQTIGIEIFMNCTFYVVMVYLITYQETVAGIEPGVASILSAVASIVAAAMIPLAGIWSDKIGRKPVLFTAAALLIVLAFPMFLLMKQGTALAGFIATFGLAASLALILGTHSATVSELFPTRTRQSGLSMAYSIAGAFFAGTLPYLNTWLIDVTGNDMIPAYTLIVVAIIGVITLLTIPETKGIALLHESDLAGAKRNKKEALLGE, encoded by the coding sequence ATGACGAACTCAATAGATCAAAGAAAGGCTGCGTCACCTCAAGAACTACGGCGCAACACCATTGCCGGGGCAATCGGTGTCCTCGTCCACTGGTTCGACTGGGCAGTTTATGCCTATCTGGCGACTACGATTTCCCACGTATTTTTTCCCTCCGACGATGAAACGGCCAGCCTTCTCTCTGTATTTGCGGTCTTCGCGGTTGCTTTCTTCGTTCGGCCTCTTGGCTCCGTGATATTTGGTCATATTGGCGACACACTCGGGCGAAAGAAAACCCTCTCATTTGTCATCATTACGATGGCTGTGGGAACCCTCATGATCGGACTGATTCCATCCCATGAAACTATCGGTATCTGGGCTCCGATCTTGTTGATTGTCGCCCGGGTGATTCAAGGTATCGCGGCTGGAGGAGAATTCGGTTCTGCCGCATCGTTCCTTTCTGAATACTCGCCGCGCGGAAAACGTGGTTTTGGAACCTCGTGGATTGAATTTGGCTCTGTTATGGGATTCCTTTTGGCTTCCGTGGTGGTGGCCGGAATGCACTTGACGCTTTCCGATGAAGCAATTATGGCTTGGGGATGGCGAGTTCCATTCTTGCTGACTGTCCCTCTGGCAGCAGTAGGCCTTTGGATCAGATTGAAAATTGAAGACACGCCAGAATTTCAAACACTGCAAGAGGAGGATATTGTTCCTGAGGCCCCTCTGAAAGAGGTATTTCAGAAAAACTCCAAGCAGTTTTTCCAAACAATTGGTATTGAGATTTTCATGAATTGCACGTTCTATGTGGTCATGGTTTATCTCATCACTTACCAAGAGACAGTTGCAGGCATTGAACCTGGTGTGGCTTCCATATTGTCTGCGGTCGCTTCGATTGTTGCCGCGGCTATGATTCCACTAGCTGGAATTTGGTCCGACAAAATCGGACGAAAACCGGTATTGTTTACCGCTGCAGCATTGCTTATCGTATTGGCGTTCCCAATGTTCTTGCTTATGAAGCAGGGGACTGCGCTGGCAGGGTTTATCGCTACCTTTGGGCTTGCGGCATCTCTTGCGCTTATTCTTGGTACCCATTCGGCAACCGTATCCGAGCTTTTCCCGACACGTACCCGACAATCAGGCTTATCGATGGCTTATTCAATTGCTGGAGCTTTCTTTGCCGGCACCCTTCCGTACCTGAATACGTGGCTCATCGATGTCACTGGCAACGACATGATTCCGGCATACACGCTAATTGTGGTCGCGATAATTGGCGTGATTACTCTGCTTACAATTCCTGAGACGAAAGGTATTGCTCTCTTGCACGAATCGGACCTGGCTGGCGCAAAGAGGAATAAAAAAGAGGCTCTTCTAGGAGAATGA
- the istA gene encoding IS21 family transposase, with protein sequence MTDYRAVMDLVLQGWSVRQICSTVRCSHTTVQKARQTMAAHQITTHEQLAGITDEEMATWFVDGRSLAQGDFVPIDFDAVAKARTGRNKVTLQVLWGRYTTQPARPSQRYYSYERFRQLVAEHVDATGLTARITHIPAHTMQVDWAGTTMRLFDPIDARGAKVSIFVASLPYSGMLFACACPNQRQAAWLWAHIQAFEYFGGVAEVIVPDNASTASHAIGAADRNRQVNSTYEEFLEHYNTAALPARARRPKDKANVEAAVKIITQKVIHTLHGHQCVGLDELNARIRSLVDGINDAVPFRGTCTSRRMLFNEFERDVLGQLPASPWQHTEWKRAKVAPNFHITVNTAHYSVPYQLVGRTVDVRITGNEVTVFDAGQRVATHQLAQARGIYVTDVDHIPATMADTTGLWTSDYFYREAAKIGPATQKVIAELISAKAIPAQAYQSCRNVLNMGKHANKAILEQACARLIAPDGARRAVSYTAVKNMMAAVRKDQSTRPTGHDLLPTTPPETPPAVHARDTRGAYLGGSAQFSMENLRKKGPSQS encoded by the coding sequence GTGACTGATTACCGGGCCGTGATGGACCTTGTCTTACAAGGCTGGTCCGTCCGTCAAATCTGCTCGACTGTGCGTTGCTCACATACCACAGTCCAAAAGGCCCGCCAGACAATGGCGGCACACCAGATCACAACCCATGAACAACTCGCCGGCATCACCGACGAAGAAATGGCCACATGGTTTGTTGATGGTCGAAGTCTTGCCCAAGGAGACTTCGTGCCCATCGACTTCGACGCGGTGGCCAAAGCACGTACCGGCCGAAACAAAGTCACTCTCCAAGTCTTGTGGGGCCGCTACACCACCCAACCTGCCCGTCCGTCTCAGCGTTACTACAGCTACGAGCGGTTCCGCCAGCTTGTCGCCGAACACGTTGATGCCACAGGACTTACCGCACGCATTACGCATATCCCGGCACACACTATGCAAGTCGACTGGGCCGGTACCACAATGCGGCTGTTTGACCCGATTGATGCCCGGGGTGCAAAAGTCAGTATTTTCGTGGCGTCACTGCCGTATTCCGGAATGTTGTTTGCCTGTGCTTGCCCGAACCAGCGGCAAGCAGCATGGCTGTGGGCGCATATCCAAGCGTTTGAATACTTCGGTGGCGTCGCTGAAGTCATTGTGCCTGATAATGCTTCGACAGCGTCACACGCAATCGGTGCTGCTGACCGCAACCGGCAGGTTAATTCCACCTACGAGGAATTCCTCGAGCATTACAACACTGCCGCGCTGCCTGCTCGCGCTCGGCGTCCGAAGGACAAGGCGAACGTGGAAGCGGCAGTCAAGATCATCACCCAAAAAGTCATCCATACCCTCCACGGGCATCAATGCGTTGGGCTCGATGAACTCAATGCACGCATCCGCAGCCTAGTTGACGGTATCAATGACGCGGTACCCTTTCGTGGCACCTGCACCAGCAGAAGAATGCTCTTTAATGAGTTTGAACGTGATGTGCTTGGCCAACTTCCCGCATCACCGTGGCAGCATACCGAATGGAAACGCGCGAAAGTCGCCCCCAACTTCCACATCACCGTCAATACTGCTCACTATTCGGTGCCCTACCAGCTCGTCGGCCGCACTGTCGATGTACGCATCACCGGCAACGAAGTAACCGTCTTTGACGCTGGGCAGCGTGTTGCCACCCACCAGCTAGCCCAAGCCCGGGGGATCTATGTCACTGACGTGGATCATATTCCTGCCACCATGGCTGATACCACAGGACTGTGGACCAGTGACTACTTCTACCGTGAAGCAGCCAAGATCGGGCCAGCGACCCAGAAAGTCATCGCAGAACTCATCAGCGCAAAGGCAATCCCTGCCCAGGCATATCAGTCGTGTCGAAACGTACTAAATATGGGCAAGCACGCCAACAAGGCGATTTTGGAACAAGCCTGTGCCCGCCTGATCGCACCTGATGGCGCAAGGAGGGCCGTGTCGTATACCGCGGTGAAAAACATGATGGCTGCGGTACGCAAAGACCAATCCACCCGCCCGACAGGCCATGATCTTCTGCCAACAACACCGCCTGAAACACCACCAGCAGTACACGCACGTGATACCCGCGGCGCGTATCTGGGTGGGTCTGCTCAGTTCAGCATGGAAAACCTTAGGAAGAAAGGACCTTCGCAGTCATGA
- a CDS encoding LysR substrate-binding domain-containing protein produces the protein MTAAASKLFVSQSAISSAIGELESSLNVSLFIRHPRGLSLSADGLVILRHAKAALGVVSEIQNVARHLGQEISGSIRLGCYSTIAPRLVPPLVELLESKYPELRLSFETGDRSKLIDGLRRGNFDVIVIYDYSFEQGLNEVGTITELTAVKPYALLPSEHPLAGSPSVWLEQLVEDRFILFELKPAAQYFLSLFEKVKLKPKVWFRTGSNEVIRGMVARGLGYSLLTQYSELSFSHDGNAYVQKQLSNDFDALPIVAVTLKGGEERAKVDVFLSLLKELY, from the coding sequence GTGACTGCGGCTGCTTCAAAACTATTTGTCTCGCAGTCGGCGATTTCGAGCGCAATCGGTGAGCTAGAGTCAAGCCTTAATGTCTCCTTGTTTATACGTCATCCTCGTGGGTTGTCTCTAAGTGCGGATGGTCTCGTAATTCTGAGACATGCAAAGGCTGCACTCGGTGTTGTCAGTGAAATCCAAAATGTTGCACGCCACTTGGGGCAGGAGATTTCGGGGTCTATTCGTCTCGGCTGTTATTCAACAATCGCGCCGCGTCTAGTTCCTCCTCTTGTAGAACTATTGGAATCAAAGTATCCAGAATTGCGGTTATCTTTTGAAACAGGAGATCGTTCCAAGCTTATCGATGGCCTGCGGCGCGGAAACTTCGATGTCATCGTGATTTACGATTACAGTTTTGAACAGGGGCTGAATGAAGTTGGAACGATTACTGAGCTAACGGCGGTTAAACCGTATGCCTTACTGCCTTCTGAACACCCTCTGGCAGGTTCCCCTTCTGTTTGGTTGGAGCAGTTGGTCGAGGACCGATTTATCCTTTTCGAATTGAAGCCAGCAGCACAATATTTTCTGTCCTTGTTCGAGAAAGTCAAGTTAAAGCCAAAAGTTTGGTTTCGGACCGGAAGCAATGAAGTTATCCGAGGTATGGTGGCCCGCGGCCTGGGATATTCCTTATTGACTCAATATTCGGAACTCAGTTTTTCGCATGACGGGAATGCTTATGTTCAAAAGCAGCTTTCGAATGATTTTGATGCGCTGCCTATCGTAGCGGTCACTTTGAAAGGGGGAGAAGAGCGGGCAAAAGTCGATGTATTTCTTTCGTTGCTTAAGGAACTCTATTGA
- a CDS encoding TetR/AcrR family transcriptional regulator has product MSMTPRARAREETMSRIVELGRKQLDAGGPEALNLRAIARDLGIVSSGIYRYVPDRAHLLTMLIIDAFEALDGAVAQGVGTATGTRAKFVSLVAAMRMWALKFPQRWALIYGTPIIGYEAPASETTGAGTKVSRRLAVLLSETSVKELEPRSSQLSQDLAAASDELDVELPADVMEKALEAWIQIIGVINAEVFGYLGKDTLNDYHEFHARMVSRLADELGL; this is encoded by the coding sequence ATGTCGATGACACCAAGAGCGCGTGCTCGCGAAGAGACGATGTCGCGCATTGTTGAGCTCGGACGAAAGCAGCTTGATGCAGGTGGCCCAGAAGCCTTGAATCTGCGTGCAATTGCTCGTGATTTGGGGATAGTTTCTTCGGGTATCTACCGCTATGTGCCCGACAGGGCCCACCTATTAACGATGCTGATTATCGATGCGTTTGAAGCGCTCGATGGCGCCGTTGCCCAAGGAGTGGGTACGGCTACTGGGACGCGAGCTAAATTCGTGAGCCTTGTGGCCGCTATGAGGATGTGGGCTTTGAAATTTCCTCAAAGGTGGGCGCTTATTTACGGCACGCCCATCATTGGATACGAAGCGCCCGCCTCAGAAACAACGGGTGCGGGTACAAAAGTTAGTCGGCGACTAGCCGTTTTGTTATCTGAGACCTCGGTTAAAGAGTTAGAACCGCGTTCCTCTCAGCTCTCGCAAGACCTTGCTGCGGCATCTGATGAGCTTGATGTGGAACTTCCCGCTGACGTCATGGAAAAGGCGCTTGAGGCGTGGATACAGATAATTGGCGTGATTAATGCCGAGGTTTTCGGTTACCTCGGCAAAGACACACTAAATGACTACCACGAGTTTCATGCTCGAATGGTTTCTCGTCTTGCAGACGAGTTGGGACTTTGA
- a CDS encoding LysR family transcriptional regulator: MAKTESAITLTQMRYFVRVAELRSMSAAADELFVAPSAVSMAISQLEQAVGCQLLMRRRSKGVALTDQGRIFYPHCLRVLTGVKDAVDSVRTGALGGRLTAGCFTTLAQFWIPDIVEGIHASHPGVDVDIWECDADQLEDALSQRKIEAALAYDFDYGREIEFVPMGTAPLYAVFGDGHRFAHAEKVELSSLASDPLVLLDLGKSSNYFLSVFREAGVEPLVSYRFESFEIVRSMVARGYGYSVLNQSPVHDLTNEGLHLNRVPIVGAEEGLRVGVIKRRGENLSLRAELFVDTVRLLLQERR; encoded by the coding sequence GTGGCAAAGACTGAATCGGCGATAACGCTGACGCAAATGCGTTACTTTGTGCGGGTGGCTGAGCTGAGGTCGATGAGCGCAGCTGCAGATGAGCTTTTTGTAGCTCCGTCCGCAGTGTCAATGGCTATCTCACAGCTTGAGCAGGCTGTTGGATGTCAGCTTCTGATGCGACGTCGTTCAAAGGGGGTTGCCCTTACGGATCAGGGGCGAATTTTCTATCCGCATTGCCTAAGGGTTCTAACGGGGGTTAAGGACGCGGTTGATAGTGTGCGGACGGGTGCTTTGGGGGGACGGTTGACGGCTGGATGCTTTACGACTCTCGCGCAGTTTTGGATTCCGGATATTGTAGAAGGAATTCATGCGAGCCATCCAGGGGTGGATGTTGATATTTGGGAATGTGATGCGGACCAGTTGGAGGACGCATTGTCACAGCGGAAAATTGAGGCTGCCCTTGCATATGACTTCGATTATGGCCGAGAGATTGAATTTGTCCCAATGGGCACAGCACCTCTTTATGCAGTTTTTGGAGATGGTCACCGGTTCGCTCATGCGGAAAAGGTGGAATTGTCCTCGTTGGCGTCTGATCCCCTAGTGCTGTTGGACTTGGGGAAATCCTCAAACTATTTCTTGTCTGTGTTTCGTGAGGCAGGGGTTGAACCGCTGGTGAGTTATAGATTCGAGAGCTTTGAGATTGTTAGATCTATGGTTGCAAGGGGTTATGGGTATTCCGTGCTTAATCAGTCGCCGGTGCATGACCTGACTAACGAAGGACTGCATTTGAATCGTGTGCCGATAGTTGGGGCGGAGGAGGGGCTTCGGGTCGGGGTAATTAAGCGAAGGGGGGAGAATCTGTCGCTGAGGGCGGAATTGTTTGTTGACACCGTGCGATTGTTGCTGCAGGAGCGTCGATAG
- a CDS encoding glutaredoxin domain-containing protein, with the protein MSTNVPTPETTEHVTIFFADWCPFCKRLLTDLNELGTPHALVDAEAEGTEDINAWIESVNDGNRIVPTVLYSDGTHATNPSASEVQAKYAELAGK; encoded by the coding sequence ATGAGCACCAACGTTCCTACTCCCGAAACCACTGAGCACGTCACCATCTTCTTTGCCGACTGGTGCCCGTTCTGCAAGCGCTTGCTGACGGATCTGAATGAGCTCGGCACCCCGCACGCGCTTGTCGACGCCGAAGCGGAAGGCACCGAAGATATCAACGCGTGGATTGAATCCGTCAACGATGGCAACCGCATCGTGCCCACCGTCCTCTACTCCGACGGCACGCACGCCACCAACCCTTCCGCCAGCGAGGTACAGGCCAAGTACGCGGAGCTGGCCGGCAAGTAA
- a CDS encoding dihydrofolate reductase — MLGAIWAQSLDGIIGDGAVMPWHVPEDLKHFKEVTMGAPVIMGRKTWESLNPKFRPLPGRENIVLSRRAPGEWSAGATVVDNLDAALDAVLGDAWIIGGGQLYNSSLDRVDTIELTLMGVQVGDAYGADAVHAPTVPEEFSLSADTDWLTSESGHLTIPGQPPSELPMKYRFLTYNRKAAA, encoded by the coding sequence ATGCTCGGTGCTATCTGGGCGCAGTCCCTCGACGGCATCATCGGTGACGGTGCCGTCATGCCCTGGCACGTGCCAGAGGATCTCAAACACTTCAAAGAGGTCACCATGGGCGCGCCCGTCATCATGGGCCGCAAGACATGGGAATCCCTCAACCCTAAGTTCCGCCCGCTACCAGGCCGGGAGAACATCGTCCTCTCCCGTCGCGCACCTGGCGAGTGGTCTGCGGGCGCCACCGTGGTGGACAACCTCGACGCCGCACTCGATGCAGTGCTTGGCGACGCCTGGATCATCGGCGGTGGCCAACTCTATAACTCCTCCCTTGACCGGGTCGACACCATTGAGCTCACCCTCATGGGCGTGCAGGTCGGCGATGCCTACGGCGCGGATGCCGTCCACGCCCCCACTGTGCCCGAAGAGTTCAGTTTGTCTGCCGATACCGACTGGCTCACCTCCGAGTCTGGTCACCTCACCATCCCCGGTCAGCCCCCAAGCGAGCTGCCCATGAAATACCGATTCCTCACCTACAACAGAAAGGCTGCCGCCTAA
- a CDS encoding flavin-containing monooxygenase gives MPHIKKEVVIIGAGQAGIATSEHLRSYRIDHIVLERDKIASRWRSERWDSLVANGPAWHDRFPGLKFEGDQERFVPKEEVADYMVKYTKLFDLPVKEGITVRKVTRKDGGHGFIVETSEDTYDCDFVVAATGAFQVPAIPAVVPQEEIFQIHSSDYHNPGDLPEGGVLVVGAGSSGVQIADELRDAGREVYLAVGPHDRPPRRYRNRDFVYWLGVLDKWDMATPAEGAEHVTISVTGAKGGHTVDFRDLAAKGITLVGRAGPYENGRMKFAADLARNIHEGDENYLSLLREADAFIEQNGLDLPEEPEAHTLGPDPECVVNPLQELELKANGVNSILWATGYGRDYAWLDVENAVDSQGTPIHNRGVSTAHGVYFVGLPWQSRRGSSFIWGCWHDAKFVADQINIQRNYRDYRHPED, from the coding sequence ATGCCTCACATCAAAAAGGAAGTCGTCATTATCGGCGCTGGCCAAGCTGGTATTGCAACTAGCGAACATCTTCGCTCCTACAGGATCGACCACATCGTCCTTGAACGAGACAAAATCGCTTCTCGCTGGCGCTCGGAACGATGGGACTCTCTCGTTGCAAATGGCCCCGCTTGGCACGATCGTTTCCCAGGGTTGAAGTTCGAGGGAGACCAAGAACGCTTCGTCCCTAAAGAAGAAGTCGCTGACTACATGGTGAAATACACCAAGCTTTTCGATCTACCGGTTAAAGAGGGAATAACCGTCAGGAAAGTGACTCGCAAGGATGGCGGTCACGGATTCATTGTGGAAACTTCCGAGGACACGTATGACTGTGACTTTGTCGTTGCCGCCACTGGAGCATTTCAGGTCCCCGCAATCCCTGCCGTAGTCCCACAAGAAGAAATCTTCCAAATCCACTCATCCGACTACCACAACCCAGGAGATCTTCCCGAAGGCGGGGTACTCGTTGTTGGTGCGGGGTCTTCCGGCGTTCAGATTGCAGACGAGCTCCGCGACGCGGGCCGGGAGGTCTACCTTGCCGTAGGTCCTCACGATCGTCCTCCTCGTCGGTATCGAAACCGCGATTTTGTCTACTGGCTCGGCGTCTTAGATAAGTGGGATATGGCAACACCAGCAGAAGGCGCTGAACATGTCACTATCTCAGTTACCGGTGCCAAGGGCGGTCACACCGTGGATTTCCGAGATCTCGCAGCTAAAGGAATCACGCTCGTAGGACGCGCCGGACCGTATGAAAACGGTCGCATGAAATTTGCTGCAGACCTCGCACGCAATATCCATGAGGGAGACGAAAACTATCTCTCACTCCTTCGAGAGGCAGACGCATTCATTGAACAGAATGGGCTAGATCTCCCCGAAGAACCCGAGGCCCACACTTTGGGACCTGATCCTGAATGCGTAGTAAATCCGCTACAAGAGCTCGAACTGAAGGCCAATGGTGTGAATAGCATCCTTTGGGCCACCGGATATGGGAGAGATTACGCCTGGCTCGACGTAGAAAACGCTGTCGATAGCCAAGGTACTCCGATTCACAACCGTGGAGTCTCTACTGCGCACGGTGTTTACTTCGTCGGACTGCCGTGGCAGTCACGTCGTGGCTCGTCGTTTATTTGGGGCTGCTGGCACGACGCCAAGTTTGTCGCAGATCAAATCAACATTCAGCGCAACTACCGCGATTACCGTCACCCCGAAGACTGA
- a CDS encoding thymidylate synthase, with product MSDTPTASSALTTPYEDLLRRVLEEGTPKGDRTGTGTRSLFGAQLRYNLAESFPLLTTKKVYFHGVIGELLWFLRGESNVKWLQENKVRIWNEWADEDGELGPVYGVQWRSWPTPDGQHIDQIQVALDTLKNNPDSRRNLVSAWNVSELDKMALMPCHLLFQLYVANGKLSMQVYQRSADMFLGVPFNLASYAALTHMFAQQAGLEVGDLIWTGGDCHIYNNHIEQVKEQLSRDPREYPQLKLHKAASLFDYDFEDFEIIGYDPHPTIKAQVSV from the coding sequence ATGAGTGACACTCCCACCGCTTCTTCAGCCCTCACAACACCATATGAGGATCTTCTCCGCCGCGTCCTCGAAGAAGGCACACCCAAAGGCGACCGCACTGGCACCGGTACCCGTTCCCTGTTCGGCGCCCAGCTGCGCTACAACCTGGCGGAGTCTTTTCCGCTGCTCACCACCAAGAAGGTTTATTTCCACGGCGTGATTGGTGAGCTGCTGTGGTTCCTGCGCGGCGAGTCCAACGTCAAGTGGCTGCAAGAGAACAAGGTCCGCATCTGGAACGAGTGGGCTGATGAGGACGGCGAACTGGGCCCTGTCTACGGCGTGCAATGGCGCTCCTGGCCCACACCGGATGGCCAGCACATCGACCAGATTCAGGTCGCGCTCGATACCCTGAAAAACAACCCGGATTCCCGCCGCAACCTCGTCTCCGCATGGAACGTTTCTGAGCTGGACAAGATGGCGCTCATGCCCTGCCACCTGCTTTTCCAGCTCTATGTCGCTAACGGCAAACTCTCCATGCAGGTCTACCAGCGCTCAGCCGACATGTTCCTCGGTGTTCCCTTCAACCTGGCCTCCTATGCCGCGCTGACCCACATGTTTGCCCAGCAAGCAGGTCTCGAGGTGGGCGACCTCATCTGGACCGGCGGCGACTGCCACATCTACAACAACCACATCGAGCAGGTCAAGGAGCAGCTTTCCCGCGATCCCCGCGAATACCCACAGCTCAAGCTCCACAAGGCCGCGAGCCTCTTTGACTATGACTTCGAGGATTTCGAAATCATCGGCTACGACCCCCACCCCACCATCAAGGCGCAGGTGTCCGTCTAA